A single Phragmites australis chromosome 4, lpPhrAust1.1, whole genome shotgun sequence DNA region contains:
- the LOC133914958 gene encoding uncharacterized protein LOC133914958 — protein MESSSGVAVGEDKRAAEKVCRRCKGSYDPSSNTRLSCSFHPSLFVCRRHDDQKRYYELRDGDPPYAAKFYDCCGAEDPDAPGCTTDFHLSYDDAE, from the exons ATGGAGTCCAGCTCCGGCGTGGCGGTGGGGGAAGACAAGAGGGCAGCGGAGAAGGTGTGCCGTCGTTGCAAGGGGAGCTACGACCCGTCGTCCAACACGCGGCTCTCATGCAGCTTCCACCCATCCTTGTTCGTCTGCCGACGACACGACGACCAGAAGAG GTACTACGAGCTCCGCGACGGCGACCCGCCCTACGCCGCCAAGTTCTACGACTGCTGCGGCGCCGAGGACCCCGACGCTCCCGGATGCACCACCGACTTCCACCTCTCCTACGACGACGCCGAGTAG
- the LOC133914956 gene encoding probable cytokinin riboside 5'-monophosphate phosphoribohydrolase LOGL5: MEEELQVMAKKTSQRFGRVCVFCGSSPGKKTTYQLAAVQLGHQLVERGIDLVYGGGSLGLMGLISRAVHNGGGHVLGVVPKAVLPREVIGETLGEVKVVSGMHQRKAEMARHADAFIALPGGYGTLEELLEVITWAQLGIHNKPVGLLNVDGYYDSLLSFVDKAVEEGFVTPAARHIIVSAHTAHQLLTKLEEYVPVADESSAKLSWEMEQIDGIYYSRPTSDILR; this comes from the exons ATGGAGGAGGAGCTGCAGGTAATGGCCAAGAAGACGTCGCAGCGGTTCGGGCGGGTGTGCGTGTTCTGCGGCAGCAGCCCCGGGAAGAAGACGACCTACCAGCTCGCCGCCGTCCAGCTCGGACACCAGCTG GTGGAACGCGGGATCGACCTGGTGTACGGCGGCGGCAGCTTGGGGCTCATGGGCCTCATCTCCCGCGCCGTCCACAACGGCGGCGGCCACGTCCTCGG GGTGGTGCCCAAGGCGGTGCTTCCTCGGGAGGTGATCGGGGAGACGCTGGGGGAGGTGAAGGTGGTGTCGGGGATGCACCAGCGCAAGGCCGAGATGGCACGCCACGCCGACGCATTCATCGCGCTCCCGG GTGGATATGGGACGCTGGAGGAGCTCCTTGAGGTCATCACCTGGGCCCAGCTCGGCATCCACAACAAGCCG GTGGGTTTGTTGAACGTGGACGGCTACTACGACTCGCTGCTGTCCTTCGTCGACAAGGCCGTGGAGGAAGGATTCGTCACCCCCGCCGCCCGGCACATCATCGTCTCCGCGCACACTGCCCACCAACTCCTCACCAAGCTCGAG GAGTACGTGCCGGTGGCTGACGAGTCGTCGGCGAAGCTGAGCTGGGAAATGGAGCAGATCGACGGAATTTACTACTCCCGCCCTACGTCAGACATCTTACGCTAG